In a single window of the Amycolatopsis sp. cg5 genome:
- a CDS encoding 4-oxalocrotonate tautomerase family protein: protein MPFIDVTIAQGRSPEAIRALIHELHEAAHRALDASPGSIRVVVREVPTTHWAAGDLTIAERHAHDQEVR from the coding sequence GTGCCCTTCATCGACGTCACCATCGCGCAAGGCCGTTCGCCCGAAGCGATCCGCGCCCTGATCCACGAACTGCACGAAGCCGCTCACCGCGCACTCGACGCATCTCCCGGGTCCATCCGCGTCGTCGTACGCGAAGTCCCGACCACTCACTGGGCCGCCGGTGACCTGACCATCGCCGAGCGGCACGCGCACGACCAGGAGGTCCGATGA
- a CDS encoding acyl-CoA dehydrogenase family protein, with amino-acid sequence MPFPDDVGGAGHTHPALATAVAVEELAYYSNNVAAIFDVHCILSGNALDQGTSEQRQRWLRPLVTGEFVGAFATSEPSASTAVSAGSPTQRSPTSSSSSPAPVPVCPPSSFRPRRLA; translated from the coding sequence ATCCCGTTCCCCGACGACGTCGGTGGTGCCGGACACACCCATCCCGCCCTCGCCACCGCTGTGGCCGTCGAAGAGCTCGCCTACTACTCCAACAACGTCGCCGCGATCTTCGACGTGCACTGCATCCTCTCCGGCAACGCCCTCGACCAGGGCACATCCGAACAGCGACAGCGGTGGCTGCGCCCGCTCGTCACCGGTGAATTCGTGGGTGCCTTCGCCACCAGCGAGCCATCGGCCTCCACGGCCGTAAGCGCTGGATCACCAACTCAGCGGTCGCCGACGTCATCGTCGTCCTCGCCCGCACCGGTGCCCGTTTGTCCACCTTCATCGTTCCGGCCTCGACGCCTGGCGTGA
- a CDS encoding SDR family oxidoreductase: MTQRQDFDGRVALVLGASAERGTGWAVAEALAANKARVVVGARSLEPLQKLAVKIDGHAVRCDVTSEQDIENIVAATVERYGRIDFAVNCAGLPVMGPISELGSESVELALRVNYYANFYFLKHAAAAMSDGGSVVVVTSAGSTHVIPPHFAYSCAKAAADCLVRYGALEYGPRNIKVNSIVPGAILSDMAWSYYSNPAVAQVHEREVPMRRLAMPADIADAVLWLCGPSFTTGLNLQVNGGNHLTRYPRPDELPADAFEGAGTVLFDRGQ; this comes from the coding sequence ATGACACAGCGGCAGGATTTCGACGGCCGGGTTGCGCTCGTTCTCGGAGCTTCGGCCGAGCGAGGGACGGGCTGGGCTGTCGCCGAGGCGCTGGCCGCCAACAAAGCACGTGTCGTCGTCGGCGCACGCAGCTTGGAGCCGCTGCAGAAACTTGCCGTCAAGATCGACGGGCACGCGGTTCGATGCGATGTCACCAGCGAGCAGGACATAGAGAACATCGTCGCTGCCACGGTCGAGCGTTATGGTCGCATCGACTTCGCGGTCAATTGCGCCGGGCTGCCTGTCATGGGGCCGATCAGCGAATTGGGATCCGAATCCGTCGAACTGGCACTCCGTGTCAATTACTACGCGAACTTCTACTTCCTGAAGCACGCCGCCGCGGCGATGTCCGATGGTGGTTCGGTGGTCGTCGTCACGTCCGCCGGTTCCACGCATGTCATTCCGCCTCACTTCGCCTACTCGTGCGCCAAGGCGGCGGCGGACTGCCTGGTCCGTTACGGTGCGCTCGAGTACGGTCCCCGCAACATCAAGGTCAACTCGATCGTACCGGGAGCCATTCTGTCCGACATGGCGTGGAGTTACTACAGCAACCCCGCCGTCGCGCAAGTGCACGAGCGTGAGGTCCCGATGCGCCGGTTGGCGATGCCCGCCGACATCGCCGACGCCGTGCTGTGGCTCTGCGGCCCCTCGTTCACGACGGGGCTGAACCTGCAAGTGAACGGGGGTAATCACCTGACCCGGTACCCTCGGCCCGATGAGCTGCCCGCCGACGCGTTCGAAGGAGCCGGCACGGTGCTTTTCGACCGAGGTCAGTGA
- a CDS encoding aminotransferase class I/II-fold pyridoxal phosphate-dependent enzyme: MENSAAITPKAVREDATLQHELMRNEVFFPALPGVKDAVEQALNEVHKHGDIFAAGLSARIAAEINVPAEHVVVGAGSAALLQELIRTQAGPGEEVVLAWPSFEAYPAMVANVGATPVRVRLSDHRHDLDAMAAAVTDRTRLMLICNPNNPTGTVLGHDELDRLLRALPSHVTVAVDEAYHEFADPVELAEGLELHKEDDRVCVVRTFSKAYGLLGSRVGYLVGHPPLIRVLSRTLPFFRANALGQAAALAALDAADEMRRRCAVIVAERNRIRSVLGDIGLLTPDSGGNFLWLPLGEEAEAFARFCTDRGVRVWGLPGEGVRVTIGDRSACDAFVAAAAEYPGIGAQS; encoded by the coding sequence GTGGAGAATTCTGCGGCAATTACACCTAAGGCGGTCCGCGAAGATGCGACGCTCCAGCACGAACTGATGCGAAATGAGGTTTTCTTTCCTGCGCTTCCCGGCGTCAAGGATGCGGTAGAACAGGCGCTCAACGAAGTACACAAGCACGGCGACATCTTCGCCGCTGGTCTCTCGGCTCGGATCGCGGCCGAGATCAACGTCCCAGCCGAGCATGTCGTTGTCGGCGCGGGTTCGGCCGCACTGCTGCAGGAGCTCATCCGGACGCAGGCCGGGCCCGGTGAAGAGGTGGTTCTCGCGTGGCCGTCTTTTGAGGCATATCCCGCGATGGTCGCGAATGTGGGCGCGACACCCGTGCGAGTCAGGCTTTCCGACCACCGCCACGACCTCGACGCGATGGCCGCAGCTGTCACAGACCGAACGCGACTCATGCTCATCTGCAATCCCAACAATCCGACGGGCACCGTTCTCGGCCACGACGAACTCGATCGGCTGTTGCGGGCACTGCCGAGCCACGTCACGGTGGCGGTCGACGAGGCGTACCACGAGTTCGCTGATCCGGTTGAGCTGGCTGAGGGGCTGGAACTGCACAAAGAAGACGATCGCGTCTGCGTCGTGCGGACCTTCTCAAAAGCATACGGACTACTGGGGTCGCGGGTCGGCTACCTCGTCGGGCATCCCCCGCTGATCCGAGTCCTAAGCCGAACGCTTCCCTTCTTCCGCGCCAACGCGCTGGGCCAGGCCGCGGCGTTGGCAGCGCTGGACGCGGCCGATGAAATGCGGCGGCGGTGCGCGGTCATCGTGGCCGAGCGGAACCGTATCCGCTCCGTCTTGGGCGACATCGGCTTGCTTACGCCGGATAGCGGCGGAAATTTCCTCTGGCTTCCTTTGGGCGAGGAAGCCGAGGCGTTCGCTCGCTTCTGCACCGATCGCGGTGTACGCGTCTGGGGCCTGCCGGGTGAAGGCGTGCGAGTGACCATCGGTGACCGCTCCGCATGCGACGCCTTCGTCGCAGCGGCCGCCGAGTACCCCGGGATAGGTGCACAATCATGA
- a CDS encoding polyprenyl synthetase family protein has protein sequence MSDAPAVPMPDTISIFLLDKLQRELEYLWPPGAEPIHEMSRYALLPPGKLLRPQLFMHSAKAVGGNPEPLLAAALSVEYLHVGSLIHDDVIDDDAIRRGRPSVQARYGVPGAIVSGDALMLRSISILVTHATNHAPAASVIKAARMLAETGEGLCRGQALEAKLCGDVRCGLSSYRSMVEQKTGALFQASCEIGALLGGGAAPQVRALNRFGHHLGIAFQMWDDLLSYVSGEERTGKPGRSDAANRRPTLPVLVGYDVADEAGRAQFELALSGKIPESDAHGLLLGLLDDSGALPLAEEMAARETQVAKSYLADLPDPDTAAELAALADAAIRRRG, from the coding sequence ATGAGCGACGCCCCTGCCGTTCCCATGCCCGACACGATATCGATCTTTTTGCTCGACAAGCTTCAGCGAGAGTTGGAATACCTCTGGCCGCCCGGTGCCGAACCAATACATGAAATGTCCCGATATGCGCTGCTGCCGCCTGGCAAGCTTCTGCGGCCGCAGCTGTTCATGCACTCCGCGAAAGCAGTCGGAGGGAACCCGGAACCGCTGCTGGCCGCCGCACTGAGCGTCGAATACCTGCACGTAGGATCGCTCATTCACGACGATGTCATCGACGACGACGCAATACGCCGCGGCAGGCCATCGGTGCAAGCTCGCTACGGTGTTCCGGGCGCAATCGTAAGCGGCGACGCCCTCATGCTTCGGTCAATCTCGATTTTGGTCACGCACGCAACGAATCACGCCCCTGCGGCCTCTGTCATCAAGGCCGCGCGGATGCTCGCTGAAACAGGCGAAGGCCTGTGCCGAGGCCAGGCTTTGGAGGCGAAGCTTTGCGGTGACGTGCGCTGCGGGCTGTCCAGCTACCGGTCGATGGTCGAGCAGAAGACCGGCGCACTGTTCCAGGCATCCTGCGAGATCGGAGCGCTGCTCGGCGGTGGGGCGGCACCGCAGGTGCGGGCGCTGAACCGGTTTGGCCACCATCTCGGTATCGCCTTCCAAATGTGGGACGACCTGTTGTCTTACGTCTCCGGGGAGGAAAGGACAGGCAAGCCAGGGAGGAGCGACGCCGCCAACCGCAGGCCAACGCTACCGGTGCTTGTGGGCTACGACGTAGCGGATGAGGCAGGCCGGGCACAGTTCGAGTTGGCGTTGAGCGGAAAGATACCCGAGTCTGACGCACACGGACTGCTGCTCGGTTTGCTGGACGACAGTGGCGCACTGCCGCTGGCCGAGGAGATGGCGGCGCGGGAGACTCAAGTCGCCAAGTCGTACCTTGCGGACTTGCCGGATCCCGACACCGCGGCCGAGCTGGCCGCACTCGCAGACGCGGCGATTCGCAGGCGAGGCTGA
- a CDS encoding UbiA family prenyltransferase: protein MTTSWRRHLIAHLQTWRPYTLCYPGLVGLAGLTSVAGAPSLPQLVTSWAIPTLGWLSGHYLGDYFDRHLDAISKPHRPIPSGRLSPRAAVTTGAVFAASAAIFAALTNWHSVVLLLAAMAGIVAYSYVFKGRGLSGNIVRGTLTGLALLFGVMQTEPLPPWRILPFAAMFLLHDTASNLVGTLRDVEGDRAGGYRTFPVRHDIRVASRMAVLLYIAALTAAAAGAWASPGHLPAFWLLLLLAAVVGVRAFVFVLGKHSQFDALRAHQVLVAERLILAGAVVANGLGLIPALIAIAVVLAISLPTQAVMRARHEFPSLASSVMEERRS from the coding sequence GTGACGACTTCGTGGCGCCGGCACCTGATAGCGCATCTGCAAACCTGGCGCCCGTACACCCTGTGCTACCCCGGGCTCGTCGGCCTCGCAGGCCTGACATCGGTAGCTGGAGCACCGTCGCTACCCCAGCTCGTGACCAGCTGGGCGATACCGACGCTCGGCTGGTTGTCCGGCCACTACCTTGGTGACTATTTCGACCGCCATCTCGACGCGATCAGCAAGCCGCACCGGCCGATCCCGTCCGGCAGGCTGAGTCCTCGTGCAGCCGTGACCACAGGTGCGGTCTTCGCGGCGAGCGCCGCTATCTTCGCAGCGCTCACCAACTGGCACAGCGTCGTGCTGCTACTCGCCGCGATGGCAGGAATCGTCGCCTACAGCTACGTGTTCAAAGGCCGGGGACTGTCAGGCAACATCGTACGTGGCACCTTGACAGGACTTGCGCTGCTGTTCGGCGTCATGCAAACGGAGCCACTACCGCCATGGCGAATCCTCCCATTCGCAGCGATGTTCCTGTTACACGACACGGCGTCGAACTTGGTTGGCACCCTACGCGATGTCGAGGGCGATCGCGCGGGCGGTTACCGGACGTTTCCGGTCCGTCACGATATACGCGTGGCTTCGCGGATGGCCGTGCTGCTGTACATAGCGGCACTCACGGCAGCCGCGGCGGGCGCGTGGGCCTCGCCAGGCCACCTGCCGGCTTTTTGGCTGCTGCTACTACTCGCCGCCGTAGTCGGTGTCCGTGCGTTCGTTTTCGTTCTCGGAAAGCACTCTCAGTTCGACGCGCTGCGGGCGCATCAGGTGCTGGTCGCTGAGCGGTTGATACTCGCCGGCGCTGTCGTCGCGAACGGGTTGGGGCTCATACCCGCGCTGATCGCCATCGCCGTGGTACTCGCGATCAGCCTGCCGACGCAGGCGGTCATGCGTGCCCGCCACGAGTTCCCATCACTCGCGTCAAGCGTCATGGAAGAAAGAAGAAGCTAA
- a CDS encoding prenyltransferase/squalene oxidase repeat-containing protein: protein MSQTSPRLLDSAEEALRRGVDGLFAMRRADGVFDFGGTGWTSVLSTVGAISALHAADPVRSASLIAGGVEWLCEMQQPDGGWSTVPGVSAEAGPTAVVCATLHLLAPERATDAVRAGQAWLVRFGGLDALPHREMAAVCSRFYATAGWLDPDALPRLPLELAAFPRLFRQLLDFRAPLVAAAALAQVRTRKQNPIRQLLNRLGTPGALRLIRQIYEHEGMTGEFSDDPWAAGLACGALARAGAAPDLVALTVEWLRAKANPDGSWNMMSLDLTWSSYAVAGLLDAGHSDDPRLITTGAMFLDRQQNRPFEPFGTAAGFWGWSSPRGWPASVETAEVTAALARLPGGRTGEHLANAVGWLRAQQDSRGSWSLCVRNTRVANCGPCPHTTAQAVDALLHAGTPVSDREIRDAVHWLLANQRHDGTFDSVWYRPATSGTSVVLATLARCGHRNHLVARRAVEWLITTQLDDGSWSTGDGTTPGTVEETAWAVCALQAAGGSAEAVERGVVHLLAAQQLDGRWPEAAVSEYIREAARFPNGGLTNGLALRALAAYVNTAGRAGS from the coding sequence GTGTCCCAGACGAGTCCGCGACTTCTCGATTCCGCCGAGGAGGCGCTACGCCGTGGCGTAGATGGCTTATTCGCCATGCGACGGGCCGACGGTGTGTTCGACTTCGGCGGCACAGGCTGGACATCCGTACTGTCCACCGTCGGTGCGATCTCCGCGCTTCACGCGGCTGATCCGGTACGATCGGCCAGCCTGATCGCCGGTGGCGTGGAATGGCTGTGCGAAATGCAACAGCCAGATGGTGGCTGGAGCACCGTGCCAGGCGTGTCCGCTGAGGCAGGCCCCACCGCGGTCGTCTGCGCCACGCTGCACCTGCTCGCTCCTGAGCGTGCCACCGACGCCGTGCGAGCAGGCCAGGCTTGGCTGGTCCGGTTCGGCGGGCTGGACGCGTTGCCGCACCGGGAGATGGCCGCTGTGTGCAGCCGATTCTACGCGACGGCGGGCTGGCTCGACCCGGACGCGCTGCCGAGGCTACCGCTGGAGCTGGCGGCATTCCCCCGGTTGTTCCGACAGTTGCTGGACTTCCGGGCACCGCTCGTCGCGGCGGCCGCTCTGGCGCAAGTACGCACCAGGAAGCAGAACCCGATACGGCAACTGTTGAACAGACTGGGCACCCCCGGAGCGCTCCGGCTGATCCGACAGATCTACGAGCACGAAGGCATGACCGGCGAATTCAGCGATGACCCGTGGGCAGCTGGACTCGCCTGCGGTGCACTCGCTCGTGCCGGGGCGGCTCCCGATCTGGTCGCACTGACAGTGGAGTGGCTGCGCGCCAAAGCGAATCCGGACGGGTCCTGGAACATGATGTCGCTGGACCTGACCTGGTCTTCGTACGCCGTCGCGGGTCTGCTCGACGCGGGGCACAGCGATGATCCGAGACTCATCACGACGGGTGCGATGTTCCTGGACCGCCAGCAGAACCGGCCTTTCGAGCCGTTCGGCACGGCGGCCGGATTCTGGGGCTGGTCATCTCCGCGCGGCTGGCCCGCGTCGGTCGAGACAGCCGAGGTGACGGCCGCGTTGGCACGGCTGCCCGGCGGACGGACGGGCGAGCACCTCGCGAACGCCGTCGGCTGGTTGCGTGCGCAGCAGGACAGCAGGGGCTCTTGGAGCTTGTGCGTACGAAACACCAGGGTGGCGAACTGCGGGCCGTGTCCGCACACCACCGCACAAGCCGTGGACGCTCTGCTGCACGCGGGTACGCCGGTCTCGGACCGCGAGATACGGGACGCGGTGCACTGGCTGTTGGCGAACCAGCGGCATGACGGCACCTTTGACTCAGTCTGGTATCGCCCGGCCACCTCGGGTACCTCAGTGGTGCTGGCTACGCTCGCCAGATGTGGCCACCGGAACCACCTGGTGGCAAGGCGCGCTGTCGAGTGGCTGATCACCACCCAGCTCGACGACGGCTCATGGAGCACGGGCGATGGCACAACGCCAGGCACGGTCGAGGAGACTGCGTGGGCCGTGTGCGCGCTGCAGGCGGCAGGAGGGTCAGCTGAAGCCGTGGAACGCGGCGTTGTCCACCTGCTCGCCGCACAGCAGCTTGACGGGCGGTGGCCCGAGGCCGCGGTGAGCGAGTACATCCGGGAGGCAGCTCGTTTTCCCAATGGCGGGCTGACCAACGGATTGGCGCTGCGCGCACTAGCGGCCTATGTCAACACGGCAGGGCGGGCGGGCTCATGA
- a CDS encoding FAD-dependent oxidoreductase: protein MSTDVVVCGAGVGGLATAHALSALGLRVLVIEKQPSVRAVAKGEVFQPSALAALRTWGVEQRLLELGALGLHRIVVRDQCSEPMLSLDYRGLPGPDQDLLAHDYPTILTAMTDCLDFNVELRRGVLADELLRDETGRVVGVRVKEHGQVSDIHARLVVAADGVSSRLRRAASIEVRRLDYPHRLLCLELPASGEQPPDFSAYVTDRGMRLCYPLPGDRIRLYLQVAPDELRGLDEPALAAWCHTALHQVPALRQLIDRAVASLRHKQVLPVSRHIASRLTVPGLVLVGEAAHSVHPMAAQGMRTSVGDAVHLAAELARSGDLSLTEVDDTLLRYTERRTPELIHIGRMSHNATRMTTGTMWLGRWFGRRAARRTSANPQLLRAVTSNMSGIGARPLTTFDRLHQFGLVPHLGARGRTAQSNHQAHFSEQRKPNEI from the coding sequence ATGAGTACGGACGTCGTGGTGTGCGGGGCAGGCGTGGGTGGGCTGGCCACCGCACATGCGCTCAGCGCGCTAGGCCTGCGGGTCCTCGTCATCGAAAAGCAGCCGAGTGTGCGGGCAGTCGCGAAGGGCGAGGTATTCCAGCCCTCGGCGCTGGCAGCACTGCGGACGTGGGGAGTGGAGCAGCGGCTGCTCGAGCTAGGGGCGCTCGGGCTGCATCGCATCGTGGTCCGAGACCAGTGTTCCGAACCGATGTTGTCACTCGACTATCGGGGACTGCCAGGTCCGGACCAAGACCTGCTGGCGCATGACTACCCGACAATCTTGACAGCAATGACAGACTGCCTGGACTTCAACGTCGAGCTCCGTCGCGGCGTTCTGGCCGACGAGCTCCTGCGCGACGAGACGGGACGCGTTGTCGGTGTGCGGGTGAAGGAGCACGGCCAAGTCAGCGACATTCATGCGCGGCTCGTGGTCGCCGCCGACGGAGTCTCATCTCGCTTGCGGCGAGCGGCGTCCATCGAGGTGCGAAGGCTGGACTATCCACACCGGCTGCTGTGCCTCGAGCTGCCCGCTTCGGGAGAGCAGCCGCCCGACTTCTCCGCCTATGTGACCGATCGTGGCATGCGGCTGTGCTACCCACTCCCCGGTGACCGCATTCGGCTCTATCTTCAGGTGGCGCCGGACGAACTACGTGGCCTCGACGAACCGGCACTCGCTGCTTGGTGCCACACGGCACTACACCAAGTGCCGGCGTTGCGGCAACTGATCGACCGCGCGGTGGCGAGCCTCAGGCACAAGCAGGTGCTACCGGTGTCCCGGCACATCGCTTCGCGACTGACCGTGCCAGGGCTCGTGCTGGTCGGCGAGGCTGCGCACTCGGTGCACCCGATGGCCGCACAGGGCATGCGCACGTCAGTGGGCGACGCCGTGCACCTCGCGGCGGAGCTGGCCCGCTCGGGCGACCTGTCGTTGACCGAGGTCGACGACACACTCCTGAGATACACCGAACGGCGGACACCCGAGCTGATCCACATAGGACGGATGAGTCACAACGCGACCCGGATGACCACCGGCACGATGTGGCTCGGCCGCTGGTTCGGCCGTCGGGCGGCCCGCCGCACGTCGGCGAATCCACAGCTGTTGCGCGCCGTGACGTCGAACATGTCCGGCATCGGCGCTCGCCCATTGACCACCTTCGACCGGCTGCACCAGTTCGGTCTAGTTCCACATCTCGGTGCACGCGGGCGAACAGCTCAGTCAAACCACCAAGCACACTTTAGCGAGCAGAGGAAGCCCAATGAGATCTGA
- a CDS encoding TauD/TfdA dioxygenase family protein: MRSDSMPRFEVRRLAGALGAEVHHVRLAEATVEDIDQIRTLLGEHLVLFFPSQSDLTPEAHVAVGRLFGEMEIHPFLPKFERHSELAVLDSAAGVKADVWHTDVTFSKNPPLASILQLVTCPDVGGDTMWSNQQLVYRSLSTPLRDLLDGLTAIHSFSHPRGGFVAEAEHPVVRTHPETGHRSLYVNRLFTSHIPQLSRAESDALLKYLFGFSEQPQFTCRYHWRPGDVAIWDNRATQHYAINDYTERRIGRRVTILGDEPAGDDPRWTHHVAPGTSAANQ, translated from the coding sequence ATGAGATCTGACAGCATGCCCCGGTTCGAGGTACGGCGATTGGCAGGCGCACTCGGCGCCGAGGTCCACCACGTACGGCTCGCCGAGGCCACGGTCGAGGACATCGATCAGATCCGCACGTTGCTCGGCGAGCACCTGGTGCTGTTCTTCCCCAGCCAGTCCGACTTGACACCCGAGGCCCACGTCGCGGTCGGCCGGCTTTTCGGCGAGATGGAAATCCATCCATTTCTGCCGAAATTCGAACGCCATAGCGAGCTGGCGGTGCTCGACTCCGCAGCAGGTGTGAAAGCCGACGTGTGGCACACCGATGTGACGTTCAGCAAGAATCCGCCACTTGCGTCCATCCTCCAACTGGTCACGTGCCCGGACGTAGGAGGTGACACCATGTGGAGCAACCAGCAACTGGTGTACCGGTCTCTGTCAACGCCGCTCCGTGATCTGCTCGACGGGCTCACCGCCATACATTCGTTCAGCCACCCTCGCGGCGGTTTCGTCGCTGAGGCCGAACACCCGGTCGTGCGGACGCATCCGGAGACCGGGCATCGCTCGCTGTATGTGAACCGCCTGTTCACCTCGCACATCCCTCAGCTGTCCCGGGCGGAGAGCGACGCATTGCTCAAGTACCTGTTCGGGTTCTCCGAGCAACCGCAATTCACCTGCCGATACCACTGGCGCCCTGGCGACGTGGCGATATGGGACAACCGCGCGACCCAGCACTATGCGATCAACGACTACACAGAACGCCGCATCGGCAGGCGGGTGACCATTCTCGGGGACGAACCCGCGGGCGACGATCCACGCTGGACGCACCACGTGGCACCCGGTACCAGCGCGGCAAACCAGTAG
- a CDS encoding DUF6119 family protein, giving the protein MSHKRSNSAIWKISLPDDTKPQQQAKFIIDRYRTLSTVDPTKHKPLREIALLQSFGDVEMSLYVRSRMSLGFLPFVQAYLAEPDDQKYFRSSSKDALLFIATSGSLFAVTSGAGHRVIEDYVDYTFPFDTAKRLIANNFKAADVREFAGPRTSRTETYRRAYSITKSESFGKVWKRLVGRVNTALLAKDSFLLSIINPNRPPALEVKSSFVLRKKLDLSQLISLIREIEDLPAPTPEQLRQLSFLDNLYPVKSKQREDELKEEFIENFRLSIAGQGEIDLDICDPDDVSRYYTGSNFRMSYWPIEGDPPTKEDIIEVLRKQYQEQLESKEAFFDLVTTAKVRYSVDTDEDSDKVTKELYRLMHGQVDLEGQTYFLLDKVWYRSQGDFLENLKKDFLFETFEAPDPILITEALKFTPWTSGDEHAYNQRQAGFDGFYFGDKIFAVVDTGQVELFDLIKVDAGTLYVIHVKEGFDASMRDACSQISVSADVIDADVKNEKKVLSAYYSVWAQHSINQHKNVSQADFLAWFDLHIVYVVVASTREFTAQTFEKNRLRSHIARREIIATRNEFRGLGRVFRLAHTTHKVIKPAKKSSTE; this is encoded by the coding sequence ATGAGCCACAAACGGTCCAACAGCGCCATCTGGAAGATCAGCCTGCCGGACGACACGAAACCTCAGCAGCAGGCCAAGTTCATCATCGATCGCTACCGCACCTTGTCCACCGTGGATCCCACGAAGCACAAACCGCTGCGTGAGATCGCTCTGCTGCAGTCGTTCGGCGACGTGGAAATGAGCCTCTACGTCCGGTCGAGAATGAGCTTGGGCTTCCTCCCCTTCGTACAGGCCTACCTCGCCGAACCAGATGACCAGAAGTACTTCCGGTCCTCGAGCAAAGACGCTCTGCTCTTCATCGCGACCAGCGGATCGCTTTTCGCCGTCACTTCGGGGGCAGGCCACCGCGTGATCGAAGACTACGTCGACTACACGTTCCCCTTCGATACCGCGAAGCGCCTTATCGCGAACAACTTCAAGGCAGCCGATGTACGCGAGTTTGCTGGCCCCAGGACCAGCAGGACCGAGACCTACCGGCGCGCTTACTCGATCACGAAGAGCGAGTCCTTCGGCAAGGTCTGGAAGCGGCTGGTCGGCCGGGTGAACACCGCCCTACTGGCCAAGGACAGCTTCCTGCTCAGCATCATCAATCCGAACCGGCCTCCGGCGCTGGAAGTCAAGTCCTCCTTCGTGCTCCGCAAGAAGCTGGACCTCAGCCAGCTGATTTCCCTCATCAGGGAAATCGAAGATCTTCCCGCTCCGACACCCGAACAGCTGCGCCAGCTCTCGTTTCTCGACAATCTCTATCCGGTAAAGAGCAAGCAGCGCGAAGATGAACTCAAGGAGGAGTTCATCGAGAACTTCCGGCTGTCGATAGCCGGCCAAGGCGAGATCGATCTGGACATCTGCGATCCGGACGACGTGTCCCGGTACTACACGGGATCGAACTTCAGGATGTCGTACTGGCCGATCGAAGGGGATCCGCCAACCAAGGAAGACATCATCGAGGTACTACGAAAGCAGTACCAGGAGCAGCTCGAAAGCAAGGAAGCTTTCTTCGATCTGGTGACGACCGCGAAAGTCCGATACTCCGTGGACACCGACGAAGATTCGGACAAAGTGACCAAGGAGCTTTACCGGCTCATGCACGGCCAAGTGGATCTCGAAGGCCAGACCTACTTCCTGCTCGACAAGGTCTGGTATCGCAGCCAGGGCGACTTCCTGGAGAACCTCAAGAAGGACTTTCTCTTTGAGACCTTCGAGGCGCCGGATCCGATCTTGATCACCGAAGCCCTGAAGTTCACCCCTTGGACCAGCGGCGACGAGCACGCCTACAACCAGCGTCAGGCGGGGTTCGACGGCTTCTACTTCGGCGACAAGATCTTCGCCGTCGTCGACACGGGCCAGGTCGAGCTGTTCGACCTGATCAAGGTCGACGCCGGCACCCTGTACGTGATCCACGTGAAGGAAGGCTTCGACGCCAGCATGCGGGACGCATGCTCTCAGATCTCCGTCTCGGCCGACGTGATCGACGCGGACGTCAAGAACGAGAAGAAGGTGCTGAGCGCCTACTACTCCGTCTGGGCACAGCACTCGATCAACCAGCACAAGAACGTCTCACAAGCTGATTTCCTGGCGTGGTTCGACCTGCACATCGTCTATGTCGTGGTCGCCTCGACCAGGGAGTTCACGGCGCAGACCTTCGAGAAGAACAGGCTCCGCTCGCACATCGCCCGGCGCGAGATCATCGCCACCCGCAACGAGTTCCGCGGCCTCGGCCGCGTGTTCCGGCTCGCTCACACCACGCACAAGGTGATCAAGCCCGCCAAGAAGTCGTCTACCGAGTAA
- a CDS encoding NUDIX domain-containing protein, producing MERGVEPFQSALALPGGFFEDDQEDIRAAAHRELLQEANLADRVAAASRAVGPPTGRRDAIREDGSSRWPTWPSLCDYRSPWRAPTPHTRRGHRFPTSCAGISGWRSTTGKSSPTGWNEPGRNSSIRRWPPRSAAKPSPSTT from the coding sequence ATCGAGCGGGGTGTCGAGCCGTTCCAAAGCGCGTTGGCCTTGCCAGGCGGGTTCTTCGAGGACGACCAGGAAGACATCCGCGCCGCCGCTCACCGCGAGCTGCTCCAGGAAGCGAACCTCGCGGATCGCGTCGCAGCTGCATCTAGAGCAGTTGGGCCACCTACGGGGCGCCGCGACGCGATCCGCGAGGACGGGTCGTCTCGGTGGCCTACCTGGCCATCGCTCTGCGACTATCGGAGCCCTTGGCGGGCGCCGACGCCGCACACGCGACGTGGACACCGGTTCCCGACATCCTGCGCGGGCATATCCGGTTGGCGTTCGACCACGGGGAAATCCTCGCCGACGGGCTGGAACGAGCCCGGTCGAAACTCGAGCATTCGGCGCTGGCCACCGCGTTCTGCGGCGAAACCTTCACCATCCACGACCTAA